From Echinicola soli, a single genomic window includes:
- a CDS encoding acyl-CoA desaturase translates to MILIVFFLLHWYFSLFCQSFFLHRYAAHQMFIMNKFWEKFFYFFTWACQGSSYLSPRAYAILHRMHHAYSDTPKDPHSPHHTENLFTMMWKTKNIYNDYFSFRLKPEERFSKDVPDWKKFDLMADSMVVRVAWGVLYVAIYVLSISVFDLPGTHWWMYFLLPIHFMMGPVHGAIVNWSGHKYGYANFDNNDHSKNSLLLDVLMLGELFQNNHHKLPNRPNFAVKWYEFDPTYPVVKLLHFTRIIKLRTN, encoded by the coding sequence GTGATATTAATAGTATTCTTCCTTCTTCACTGGTATTTCTCGCTGTTTTGCCAGAGTTTCTTTCTGCACCGGTATGCTGCCCACCAGATGTTCATCATGAACAAATTCTGGGAAAAGTTCTTTTACTTTTTCACCTGGGCATGTCAAGGCAGCTCTTACCTATCACCAAGGGCTTATGCCATTCTTCACAGAATGCACCATGCGTACAGTGACACCCCTAAAGATCCACATAGTCCACACCATACCGAGAACCTCTTTACCATGATGTGGAAGACCAAGAACATTTATAACGATTATTTCAGCTTTAGGCTTAAGCCGGAAGAGCGGTTTTCAAAGGACGTTCCCGATTGGAAAAAATTTGATCTCATGGCCGACAGTATGGTTGTACGCGTCGCATGGGGTGTACTATATGTGGCGATCTATGTGTTAAGCATCAGTGTTTTTGATTTGCCAGGTACCCACTGGTGGATGTACTTCTTGCTCCCTATTCACTTCATGATGGGGCCGGTTCACGGTGCCATTGTAAACTGGAGTGGACATAAGTACGGTTATGCTAATTTTGACAATAACGATCATTCAAAAAACAGCTTACTACTGGATGTGCTCATGCTGGGTGAATTGTTCCAAAACAATCACCATAAACTGCCAAATCGTCCAAATTTCGCAGTAAAATGGTATGAGTTTGACCCTACCTACCCTGTAGTGAAATTACTTCATTTTACACGCATTATTAAATTGAGAACTAATTGA
- a CDS encoding phage holin family protein, whose amino-acid sequence MRSKRNSWGNILIQLVVAGLAVIVTGYLLPGVYVEDFWIGVLIAVVISLLNYTIKPILIILTIPITIVTLGLFLLVINGLIILFAAEIIPGFVVDGFWWALLFSFILSIINAIFGVSLFDSEK is encoded by the coding sequence ATGAGGAGTAAACGCAATAGCTGGGGTAATATCCTCATCCAGTTGGTTGTGGCTGGTTTGGCTGTAATTGTTACTGGATACCTTTTACCAGGGGTTTATGTAGAGGATTTTTGGATTGGTGTGCTCATCGCGGTGGTCATCAGTTTATTGAACTATACCATTAAACCTATCCTGATCATATTGACCATTCCGATTACGATCGTGACATTGGGCTTGTTTTTGCTGGTAATTAATGGGCTGATTATTTTGTTTGCTGCTGAAATTATCCCGGGCTTTGTAGTGGATGGTTTTTGGTGGGCACTGTTGTTCAGTTTTATTTTATCGATCATCAATGCCATTTTTGGTGTT